From a single Brassica rapa cultivar Chiifu-401-42 chromosome A01, CAAS_Brap_v3.01, whole genome shotgun sequence genomic region:
- the LOC103867072 gene encoding dynein light chain 2, cytoplasmic, which translates to MLEGKAVMGETDMKQTMKEDALSLAAKALDCFDVTEPTQIARFIKKEFDRKYGLGWQCIAGTHFGSFLTHCSGCFIHFSVGNLTILLFKGSAGEVASGPTV; encoded by the exons atGTTAGAAGGGAAAGCAGTGATGGGTGAGACAGATATGAAGCAAACAATGAAGGAAGATGCTCTTAGTTTGGCTGCCAAAGCCCTTGATTGCTTTGATGTCACCGAACCCACTCAAATCGCCCGTTTCATCAAGAAG gaATTTGATAGAAAATACGGATTGGGGTGGCAGTGTATTGCGGGGACGCATTTCGGATCGTTCTTGACTCATTGTAGTGGCTGCTTCATCCATTTCTCCGTTGGCAACCTTACCATTTTACTCTTTAAGGGATCAGCTGGTGAAGTAGCGTCCGGACCAACAGTCTAA